A stretch of Apostichopus japonicus isolate 1M-3 chromosome 9, ASM3797524v1, whole genome shotgun sequence DNA encodes these proteins:
- the LOC139973393 gene encoding uncharacterized protein produces MTSQLELEKLVSIGEKLGLKGVELKQFLDDERDKLKQERDEERDRRAKQRAIDAHEQEEDRQRQEKIEREKAKQLEIQLKIEEAKQAQAEAQAQIGNGGYHGNGSAARSRPPKLPPFNQEKDDIDAYINRFERYATLQGWDRDTVWATSLSALIQGCGLFEYSSLSLEDSKDYDKVKQALLRAYHLTADGFRKKFRDIRPAHEDTGTKYVTKLKNYLHRWMELEEVTTYEQLQDIILREQFLNSCSKDLETFLKERKPKNITTMGEFTDQYVEAHGGWYPGHSKNSRSTQNSNSTRNQNRNNGRFHNHNQKFQQQNQKGKTYSGQRSEPRKCYICDKPGHFARDCRTKRMQTMALMTDVFSDMMEKRASTLTEQNLPDKKETGGACTDIGAFMMVKPDPHLFQASKKGFFTLDCGHKLTVLTQVTAACKDQNLSSMPVQMGKIGNQSVKVLRDSGCSGVVVRSQYVKPSQMTGDVKTCILIDGTVRQYPVANILVDTPYFSGSVSALCMNDPVYDLILGNVPGVREPTNPDPNWEESQTQDQPVQPPPNVTKPMAIRNDDDPNTVAAAQTRSQSKAKEKPFKKLKVSSPIGEEVTADMLREKQQQDPTLEKIRQLAETGDDKVSKNGSTHKYVKSSGILYREFSSPRVEFGNRFRQVVVPVDYRDHVLKVAHESILGGHQGSKKTRDKVMSDFTWPGMQADVTRYCQSCDVCQRTLPKGRVTKVPLGSMPLIEEPFQRVAVDLVGPIKPATERGHRYILVLVDYATRYPEAVPMKTIEAESVAEELLGIYSRLGFPKEVLTDQGSQFVSGVMKEVSRLLSIRRLTTTPYHAMCNGLVEKFNGTLKAMLKKMCDERPKDWDRYIDPLLFAYRETPQESTGFSPFELLYGRTVRGPMRILKELWTGESEVSETKTVYQYVLDLQERLEQTCQLAREELKKSRQRYKTYYNKKARVRNMKVGEEVLLLLPTDKNKLLMQWKGPFPIVEKVGTMNYKIDFGHRVKTFHANLLKKYNRREVAATMFEMPIQSMYEVVCTSVLEDEPQEESGISELKSFSTDDLIHLPPMFQKERSTDVNISGQLGKTKTQQVQQILTEFEDSLTDLPGKTKLGEHVIKVSDTTPIRSKPYPIPHALRDDIRKEIQSMLRMGVISHSKSPYACPLVALKKPDGSLRACCDTRKINMITEFDAEPVPDQEEIFAKLSKDCYFSKIDLSKGYWQIPMAKESKPLTAFVTHDGLYEFNMMPFGLVNSGATFNRVMRKLLKGIENVHSYVDDILIHTQTWEEHLQRVKEVFTRIKKANLTARPTKCFIGYNEVEFLGHIIGEGRVKPKPDKIKAIQQAERPTTKTQVRSFLGLVGYYRKFVPNFAAVAVPLTNCTKKGEPNVIRWGESQEQAFQTLKSKLASSPILQLPDLHREFTLRTDASDTGVGAILLQEFAGEKFPVAYASKKLNKSQMRYSVMERECLAVVWAVLKFEPYLYGKEFVIETDHQPLTCIRKSKVANGRIMRWALALQPYRYRIQVIKGADNVGADYLSRSTEIMQANFLSFISKEL; encoded by the coding sequence ATGACTAGTCAACTAGAGTTAGAAAAACTTGTGTCAATCGGAGAAAAGTTAGGTCTCAAAGGTGTAGAACTAAAACAATTCTTAGATGATGAAAGGGACAAGCTTAAGCAAGAACGAGATGAAGAAAGAGATCGAAGAGCTAAGCAAAGGGCGATTGATGCACACGAACAAGAAGAAGATAGGCAGAGACAAGAAAAGATAGAAAGAGAAAAGGCAAAGCAGTTAGAAATACAACTCAAGATAGAAGAAGCAAAGCAAGCCCAAGCTGAGGCACAAGCACAGATAGGCAATGGAGGTTATCATGGTAATGGTAGTGCAGCAAGAAGTAGACCACCTAAACTGCCACCATTCAACCAAGAGAAAGACGACATTGATGCATATATCAATAGATTTGAGCGTTATGCCACATTGCAAGGTTGGGATAGGGATACTGTATGGGCCACAAGTCTTTCAGCACTTATTCAAGGTTGTggattgtttgaatattcatcactttcACTTGAGGATTCCAAAGATTACGACAAGGTAAAGCAAGCCTTATTACGTGCATACCACCTTACAGCCGATGGTTTTAGGAAGAAATTTCGTGATATTAGACCTGCACATGAAGATACAGGAACCAAGTATGTCACAAAATTAAAGAATTATCTCCATAGATGGATGGAATTAGAGGAAGTAACTACTTATGAACAACTCCAAGACATAATATTGAGAGAGCAGTTCTTGAACTCATGTAGCAAAGATTTGGAAACAtttctgaaagaaagaaagccgAAGAACATCACAACAATGGGTGAATTTACCGATCAATATGTAGAAGCACATGGAGGTTGGTATCCTGGTCACTCCAAGAATAGTAGAAGTACTCAAAACAGTAATTCCACGAGGAACCAGAATCGTAACAACGGAAGATTCCACAATCACAATCAGAAGTTCCAGCAACAAAATCAGAAAGGGAAAACGTATTCTGGGCAGAGAAGTGAACCCAGGAAATGCTATATTTGTGATAAACCAGGCCACTTTGCAAGAGACTGTAGGACAAAGCGAATGCAAACCATGGCTCTTATGACAGATGTATTTAGTGACATGATGGAGAAACGCGCCTCAACTTTGACCGAACAGAACCTTCCAGACAAAAAGGAAACTGGCGGTGCATGTACAGACATTGGGGCATTCATGATGGTAAAGCCAGATCCTCATCTATTCCAAGCAAGTAAGAAGGGATTCTTCACATTAGATTGTGGTCACAAGTTAACTGTATTGACTCAAGTTACAGCCGCATGTAAAGATCAGAATTTATCGTCGATGCCTGTTCAAATGGGTAAGATAGGGAATCAAAGTGTTAAAGTATTACGGGACAGTGGATGCAGTGGTGTAGTTGTAAGATCTCAGTACGTCAAGCCCAGCCAAATGACAGGTGACGTTAAAACTTGCATCCTGATTGACGGTACGGTACGACAATATCCCGTTGCCAACATACTCGTGGATACTCCATACTTCTCAGGTTCAGTTTCGGCCTTGTGTATGAATGATCCAGTCTATGATTTAATTTTAGGGAATGTCCCAGGTGTACGAGAACCTACCAATCCAGACCCGAATTGGGAAGAGTCACAGACACAGGATCAACCAGTACAACCACCACCAAATGTAACCAAGCCTATGGCAATAAGGAATGATGATGACCCAAATACAGTTGCCGCAGCACAGACAAGGAGTCAGAGCAAAGCAAAAGAGAAGccctttaaaaagttaaaagtatCGTCCCCGATTGGTGAAGAGGTTACTGCAGACATGCTACGTGAAAAGCAACAACAGGACCCCACCTTGGAAAAAATCAGACAGTTAGCCGAAACAGGAGATGATAAAGTGAGTAAAAATGGGAGTACTCATAAATATGTGAAGTCCAGTGGCATTCTCTACAGAGAATTTAGTTCTCCTCGAGTGGAATTTGGAAACAGATTTAGGCAGGTAGTAGTTCCAGTTGACTACAGAGATCATGTATTAAAGGTAGCACACGAATCGATTCTAGGGGGTCATCAAGGATCCAAAAAGACGCGTGATAAAGTAATGAGTGACTTTACATGGCCTGGAATGCAAGCAGACGTTACCAGGTATTGTCAGTCGTGTGATGTATGCCAAAGAACCCTCCCTAAAGGTCGTGTTACTAAAGTACCATTAGGAAGTATGCCGCTGATTGAAGAACCATTTCAAAGGGTAGCAGTAGACTTAGTAGGACCGATCAAGCCAGCCACAGAGCGTGGACATCGATACATATTGGTTTTAGTTGACTACGCAACTAGATACCCAGAAGCAGTACCAATGAAAACCATTGAAGCTGAGTCAGTAGCTGAGGAACTCCTTGGAATTTATTCAAGATTAGGCTTCCCAAAAGAAGTATTAACTGACCAAGGATCTCAGTTTGTCTCTGGCGTCATGAAAGAAGTTAGCCGATTATTGTCAATTCGCCGATTAACCACGACTCCGTACCATGCCATGTGCAATGGGTTGGTAGAGAAATTTAATGGCACATTGAAAGCAATGTTAAAGAAGATGTGCGATGAAAGGCCTAAAGATTGGGACAGATATATAGATCCCCTACTGTTTGCGTACAGGGAAACGCCACAGGAAAGCACAGGCTTCTCGCCATTTGAACTGCTATATGGGCGGACCGTGCGTGGTCCTATGCGGATTCTTAAGGAATTATGGACCGGCGAATCAGAAGTAAGTGAGACGAAGACTGTGTACCAGTACGTGTTGGACTTACAGGAACGTTTGGAGCAAACATGTCAACTAGCACGTGAGGAGCTCAAGAAGTCTAGACAAAGGTACAAAACGTACTACAACAAGAAAGCAAGAGTAAGAAACATGAAAGTAGGAGAAGAagtcctcctccttctccccaCTGATAAGAACAAGCTACTTATGCAGTGGAAGGGACCATTTCCAATAGTGGAGAAAGTTGGTACAATGAACTACAAAATAGACTTTGGCCATAGGGTCAAAACATTTCACGCCAACCTGCTAAAGAAATATAACAGACGTGAAGTGGCAGCCACTATGTTCGAGATGCCAATACAAAGTATGTATGAAGTTGTCTGCACATCGGTTCTAGAAGATGAACCACAAGAGGAATCTGGTATATCTGAACTCAAATCATTTTCCACAGATGATCTTATACATCTTCCACCTATGTTTCAGAAGGAGCGAAGTACTGATGTGAATATCAGCGGACAattaggaaaaacaaaaactcaaCAGGTACAACAAATATTGACAGAGTTTGAAGACAGTTTGACTGACCTACCGGGGAAGACAAAGCTCGGTGAACATGTCATCAAAGTCAGCGATACAACACCTATAAGGAGTAAACCTTATCCAATACCACATGCTCTTCGAGATGATATCCGCAAGGAGATCCAAAGTATGCTGAGGATGGGCGTAATATCGCACAGCAAAAGTCCATACGCTTGTCCGTTGGTAGCATTAAAGAAGCCGGATGGATCTTTGAGGGCCTGTTGCGACACACgcaaaattaacatgatcaCGGAGTTTGATGCTGAGCCTGTTCCAGACCAGGAAGAGATATTTGCAAAGTTATCCAAGGATTGCTACTTCAGTAAAATCGATCTGAGCAAAGGTTACTGGCAAATCCCAATGGCAAAAGAGTCGAAGCCATTAACAGCATTTGTGACTCATGATGGGTTATACGAGTTCAATATGATGCCATTTGGTCTTGTGAATTCTGGTGCTACATTCAACAGAGTGATGAGGAAGCTTCTTAAAGGAATTGAGAATGTCCATAGTTATGTTGATGATATCCTGATACACACTCAGACATGGGAGGAACATCTCCAGAGAGTAAAAGAAGTCTTCACAAGAATCAAGAAAGCCAACTTGACGGCTAGACctacaaaatgtttcattgggTACAATGAGGTGGAATTTTTAGGACATATTATAGGAGAAGGTAGAGTAAAACCCAAACCTGACAAAATTAAAGCCATTCAGCAAGCAGAGAGACCAACTACAAAGACTCAAGTGAGATCATTCTTAGGGTTGGTAGGTTACTACAGGAAGTTTGTACCAAACTTCGCAGCCGTGGCAGTACCACTGACTAACTGTACGAAGAAAGGTGAACCAAACGTGATTAGATGGGGCGAGAGCCAGGAACAGGCGTTCCAAACACTGAAGAGTAAGCTTGCAAGCTCACCGATACTTCAGCTCCCCGACCTCCACAGAGAATTCACACTTCGGACAGACGCTTCGGATACAGGAGTTGGTGCGATCCTTCTTCAGGAGTTTGCAGGTGAAAAATTTCCAGTAGCCTATGCTAGCAAAAAGCTGAACAAGAGTCAAATGAGATACTCAGTGATGGAGAGAGAATGCTTGGCCGTAGTCTGGGCTGTACTCAAGTTTGAGCCATATCTCTATGGCAAGGAATTTGTAATAGAGACAGACCATCAACCATTGACATGCATTCGGAAGTCGAAAGTGGCAAATGGAAGGATAATGAGGTGGGCACTGGCATTACAGCCATATCGTTACCGCATCCAAGTGATAAAGGGAGCCGATAATGTAGGGGCTGACTACTTGAGTAGAAGTACAGAAATAATGCAAGCCAATTTCTTATCCTTCATCAGCAAAGAGCTGTAA